The Candidatus Cloacimonadota bacterium nucleotide sequence TTAAATTTACATTGCTCATTTTTCATTTTACATTTTAAATTTTACATTGTTCATTTTACATTGTTTTCCTTCGTGGAATAAAATCGAAAAACCATCGTAATCATTTAATCTTTCATAATAAGGTAGGTTAACGCCAACCTTATGCTATTTTATTTATCCCCCTTCGGGGAATTGCTTTAAATTTACATTGCTCATTTTTCATTTTACATTTTAAATTTTACATTGTTCATTTTACATTGTTTTCCTTCGGGGAATAAAATCGAAAAAACATCGTAATCATTTAATCTTTCATCATAAGGTAGGCTACCTTATGCTATTTTATTTATCCCCTTCAGGGAATTGCTTTAATTTTACATTGCTAATTTTACATTTTACATTTTAAATTTTAAATTGTTTCCCTCGTGGGAATGAAATCGAAAAAACACTTCTAATGCCTATGATCCGAATGCCTGAATTTCAAATCAGGCAACTTGACAGCGACAACTTTAAATTTGTATGACCAGTAATCACCTGATTTATTCCAACTTAGATCTAAAGCCCAGCAATGCAAATCGCGATGAAGATGGATACTCTGAGATATCAATTCGTGTTTCTTGAAATTGTAATAATTACTGTAATCAATACTCCATTTATTCGTTAAGTTCAGTGTAAGTTTTGCATGAATGTCCGAACTATAGATATTCGAATTTTTATCTTTGCTATATGAATATGAAAATGAGAGGGACCACGGCTTTTCGGATAATTTTGGGTTCGGAGAAATGAAACTTTTATCTTCGCTATCTATCAACTCACCCAGGCTTTTCGGAGGATCATAAGGATAGTAATCAATGTATGGCAATTTACCTTTCAAACTAAGAGATGCCGAAAGAAAATATTTTGTAATATCAAAATCGTAGCTGTCCTGTGTGCAGCGAAATGAGTTAGAATAATTCGCAGAAATTCCCAAAAAGGAAAAATTGAAGGGAATCAGGGTAGCAGTATGTGAAATATTGCTAAATCCTTTTGGCTTCTCCTCAAAATCATAACTAAGCGACGAACTTATTTTCAGAAGATTATTGAGATTTTTTATTTGATGCTCTTCCCCCTTCACTTTTGCTTGGAGCTGATTGGTCAATGAAAAAGACACTTTTTCTGATCGGTCTGCAGAGCTGATTGAGATTCCCGAAAAAGAATAGAATTTATCATTTTCAGAAAAATCGGGATGCATTGAGTAGGAAATATTTGGTGAAATGATGTGTCGTAATGCTATCAATCTTGAATTCTCAAAATAGAATAATCCATATATTTTTGTTGATAATTTTGTGTTTGAACTGTAAGAAAATCCTCGCACGAATTTATCATTGTTTTTATCCTTATCTTCCCAAATTTCATCGTAAGAAAGACTTTGGTCAAATCGAAAATATTTGAAAATATCATCAATGTAACTTACTGTTACAGAATGCTTTATCCCTTCTCGATGTTCAGAAAGATAGGCACCGGTAGAATCGTAAGTATCTTTATAAAAAATCTCTGCAAAGGTTGGATCATTACCAATTACCGCTCCTGAATTTGCCAATTTACCGGAATAAGAAATATTTGAATTTTTCAGCAATTCATTGTATGCTTCTCTCTGAAAATTCGGTTTAAAAATTTCTGCAAAACTGTGTCGGTAAATATTATACGAAAGAGAGGGAAGTGCCAAAGTTGTTCTGTTTTTTTGGTTTGGATACAAAGTTGTTTTAAAATTTCCATTCAGATTAAATTTCGAGTAATCAGTTCGAGTAGAATAATAAATTTTATTATAATATGTTTCGGTGTCATCGTCCAAATCTCTTTTATAATCTGAGGCAGCATTGAAATTTATCCTATCTTTAGAAAAATTATAAAAAACATAAGAATGTAAAGATTTTTCCATACGAACTTCTTTGTCTTCGTTAATTTGAAGAATATCCGTATCACTTACAAAATCCGTTTTAATGGTCAGATCGCTATAAGGAGATAATTTTTGTTTGTGAAATGAGTTGAAAGACCAACGAATTTGGTAGCTGTCATTTGCTTCCTCATGGAAATAAAACAATCGACTGTTCACATTTCCATTTAAAATATATCTCTTAATATACCTCCCACGAAGATTGAAGTCTAATCCAGTCAACTCATTAATATCGGCAGAAAGCATGAAATCCCCGTAATCTCTAAAAATTTGAAAATATGCAAAATTTTTTAGATATTTTCCGTCGGTAGAATTATATCCGGGTTCAGGGATAAGAAAACCTGATTCTCTCGTCCGCTTTATGGGGAATGTGGCAAATGGAAGTGCGAGTACCGGAAAATGGTTTATAAATAAAATTATGGGTTTACCTACGATTTTATCGTTAAGAAAAATACGAAATTTCGGTG carries:
- a CDS encoding putative LPS assembly protein LptD, which gives rise to MAAIQIDSILVDSTRADSTEVIVDSIRYTAKKIINNYQDEQIKLINDASIFYQNTYLKSDSIVIDVKDKIAVSYGLSEMFDGNNKIFGSKVYFDLDTKEGILKNGRTRFHDGYYSGENMRKVGEEVFDIDNGKFTTCNIGKHYYIYSPKFRIFLNDKIVGKPIILFINHFPVLALPFATFPIKRTRESGFLIPEPGYNSTDGKYLKNFAYFQIFRDYGDFMLSADINELTGLDFNLRGRYIKRYILNGNVNSRLFYFHEEANDSYQIRWSFNSFHKQKLSPYSDLTIKTDFVSDTDILQINEDKEVRMEKSLHSYVFYNFSKDRINFNAASDYKRDLDDDTETYYNKIYYSTRTDYSKFNLNGNFKTTLYPNQKNRTTLALPSLSYNIYRHSFAEIFKPNFQREAYNELLKNSNISYSGKLANSGAVIGNDPTFAEIFYKDTYDSTGAYLSEHREGIKHSVTVSYIDDIFKYFRFDQSLSYDEIWEDKDKNNDKFVRGFSYSSNTKLSTKIYGLFYFENSRLIALRHIISPNISYSMHPDFSENDKFYSFSGISISSADRSEKVSFSLTNQLQAKVKGEEHQIKNLNNLLKISSSLSYDFEEKPKGFSNISHTATLIPFNFSFLGISANYSNSFRCTQDSYDFDITKYFLSASLSLKGKLPYIDYYPYDPPKSLGELIDSEDKSFISPNPKLSEKPWSLSFSYSYSKDKNSNIYSSDIHAKLTLNLTNKWSIDYSNYYNFKKHELISQSIHLHRDLHCWALDLSWNKSGDYWSYKFKVVAVKLPDLKFRHSDHRH